From a region of the Plodia interpunctella isolate USDA-ARS_2022_Savannah chromosome 13, ilPloInte3.2, whole genome shotgun sequence genome:
- the chif gene encoding uncharacterized protein chif isoform X3 codes for MRCCRACAPTTTPFTRILTTFSSLFRRVCRPVFKEFDEWPQISLDPDPPKEKKDKKESPETLNNNNRHTAGQKMTRKSRPRIKEKEEKDTKGGYCEMCNTEYLDAGLHRRDAAHLAFVRDHANFLALDSLISSGADVTTFLDKATTINGERRSLRKICNGDTDTKNRRSKRSQTPDTQINGNQSPKRNGILEEEKKHNTRCSKRCNETPEDRQYYKVVGVSTKLRSSGGFANKGKDSPPPCNGTKPLVVKFRKVRRSELSVLSDEAEQFMFPKRASSTSSTSSDDEEKVLRAKRRSPPQPPAASNERRRLARPLALKEESSEEDSWPEDNRRRKRKAPTVAKRGRRAPIKPPVVETLETSIPPVVEPANIVTPVEVEIAEAEVNPLRDEPSERCMKWEDGRLKYTPAVEQLEFAFESVPRSEPWFETFKRQDQDKLLVKNVPKYFALYSKSPKLPYEIGQLPPLKPNCCPLSDLVKREEKPGPSRSYGTRGMKKQKIRKRTAAILALEGHPRKSPREHASTLAILGSAGLLHRRKHPDDTKSTASEDTISDTQSNLKIEPAISETQEASERLQQFFSEVFEDAGEYDLSEELIEGEAAVVTSTNIPDVSSLVSECEDCDLIRNEIKEGIEEHKTRRGKFKKKNRTGWPNKRKTKKSSRASSIDAEKHDSSLDRSSAEPPYDDTTQDTISEEDTNASECEGDRTLLDEKESEKTLEGNLKTEEESQHSQDKCDAMDVDEHKEKLQIDLKLLVQEEKKKASEEKRKSRSSNEEDKELKKRKRALQGLGQWLQPVVRVARVDAARRLRSAGVRPPRHR; via the exons GGTGTGCCGGCCAGTATTCAAGGAGTTTGATGAATGGCCTCAGATATCTTTAGACCCGGATCCAcctaaagaaaagaaagataaaaagGAATCCCCTGAAACACTGAACAATAATAACCGTCATACTGCAGGTCAGAA aaTGACAAGGAAAAGTCGTCCCCGAATAAAGGAGAAGGAAGAAAAAGATACCAAGGGTGGGTACTGTGAGATGTGCAACACCGAGTACCTGGACGCGGGCCTTCATCGCCGCGACGCCGCGCACCTCGCCTTCGTGCGCGACCACGCCAACTTCCTCGCGCTCGACTCCCTCATCAGCTCCGGCGCTGACGTCACCACATTCCTCGACAAAGCCACCACCATCAACGGCGAACGAAGATCTCTAAGGAAAATATGCAATGGAGATACTGACACCAAAAACAGACGCTCGAAACGATCACAGACCCCCGACACGCAGATAAACGGAAACCAAAGCCCGAAACGGAATGGAATTTTAGAGGAAGAGAAAAAACACAATACCCGGTGCAGTAAAAGGTGCAACGAAACACCTGAAGATCGACAGTATTACAAAGTGGTCGGCGTCAGCACGAAGCTACGGTCGAGCGGCGGGTTCGCGAACAAAGGGAAGGATTCACCGCCTCCTTGCAACGGTACTAAGCCTCTAGTCGTGAAGTTTAGGAAAGTGAGACGATCAGAGTTGTCAGTATTGAGCGACGAAGCCGAGCAGTTCATGTTTCCAAAGCGCGCCAGCTCCACGAGTTCCACGTCCTCGGACGACGAGGAAAAAGTGCTGAGAGCCAAGCGGAGGTCTCCTCCACAGCCGCCGGCCGCCAGCAATGAGCGGCGGCGGCTGGCCAGGCCGCTGGCGCTGAAGGAGGAGTCTTCCGAGGAGGACAGCTGGCCGGAAGACAACAGGCGGCGGAAACGGAAAGCGCCCACTGTGGCTAAAAGAGGACGAAGAGCACCCATCAAGCCGCCCGTTGTCGAAACTTTGGAGACGTCCATTCCACCGGTGGTAGAACCAGCGAATATTGTCACACCAGTGGAAGTCGAAATCGCTGAAGCTGAGGTGAATCCACTAAGAGATGAGCCGTCAGAGAGGTGTATGAAGTGGGAAGATGGACGGCTCAAGTATACGCCGGCGGTGGAACAGCTGGAGTTTGCTTTCGAGTCTGTGCCTCGAAGTGAGCCCTGGTTTGAGACGTTCAAGAGGCAGGACCAAGATAAGCTTCTGGTGAAGAATGTGCCCAAGTATTTTG cGCTATACTCCAAATCGCCAAAGTTACCATACGAAATCGGACAATTACCGCCTTTGAAACCAAATTGCTGTCCGCTCAGTGACCTGGTCAAGCGGGAGGAGAAACCTGGGCCTTCGCGGTCCTACGGCACCCGGGGCATGAAGAAACAGAAGATCAGGAAACGAACAGCGGCCATTTTAGCTTTAGAAGGTCATCCGAGGAAGTCCCCCAGGGAACACGCGTCCACGTTGGCCATTCTCGGCTCCGCGGGGCTGTTACATCGGCGGAAACACCCGGACGATACTAAGTCCACGGCTTCCGAAGACACTATCAGTGATACTCAAAGCAATCTCAAAATAGAACCAGCCATATCAGAAACACAGGAGGCGTCCGAACGGCTGCAACAGTTTTTTTCTGAAGTCTTTGAAGACGCCGGCGAATATGATTTGTCGGAAGAATTGATCGAAGGCGAAGCCGCAGTCGTCACGTCTACAAACATCCCAGACGTTTCCAGCTTAGTCTCGGAATGTGAAGACTGCGATTTAATCCGTAACGAGATCAAGGAAGGCATAGAGGAACATAAAACGAGACGCGGAAAATTCAAGAAGAAGAACAGAACCGGGTGGCCGAACAAGAGGAAGACTAAAAAAAGTTCTCGGGCGAGTAGCATCGATGCGGAAAAGCATGACAGTAGTTTAGATCGGTCGTCGGCGGAACCACCCTACGATGACACAACACAAGACACTATCAGTGAAGAGGACACGAACGCGTCCGAATGCGAAGGAGATAGAACATTATTGGACGAAAAGGAGAGCGAAAAGACTTTAGAAGGCAATCTCAAAACGGAAGAGGAATCGCAACATTCGCAGGACAAATGTGATGCTATGGATGTGGACGAACACAAAGAAAAATTGCAAATAGACTTGAAACTTCTCGTACAGGAAGAGAAAAAAAAGGCATCAGAAGAGAAGCGGAAGTCGCGGTCGTCCAACGAGGAAGACAAAGAGTTGAAGAAGAGGAAACGCGCGCTGCAGGGGCTGGGGCAGTGGCTGCAGCCAGTGGTGCGAGTGGCGCGAGTGGACGCCGCGCGTCGGCTGCGCTCCGCCGGCGTCCGGCCGCCGCGGCACA
- the chif gene encoding uncharacterized protein chif isoform X2 — protein MLQSVRPDHHPLHTHTNYIQLTVQKAINLLDKLYDTFFAAPRKAHVRYFTKHFLKIEFLDKVCRPVFKEFDEWPQISLDPDPPKEKKDKKESPETLNNNNRHTAGQKMTRKSRPRIKEKEEKDTKGGYCEMCNTEYLDAGLHRRDAAHLAFVRDHANFLALDSLISSGADVTTFLDKATTINGERRSLRKICNGDTDTKNRRSKRSQTPDTQINGNQSPKRNGILEEEKKHNTRCSKRCNETPEDRQYYKVVGVSTKLRSSGGFANKGKDSPPPCNGTKPLVVKFRKVRRSELSVLSDEAEQFMFPKRASSTSSTSSDDEEKVLRAKRRSPPQPPAASNERRRLARPLALKEESSEEDSWPEDNRRRKRKAPTVAKRGRRAPIKPPVVETLETSIPPVVEPANIVTPVEVEIAEAEVNPLRDEPSERCMKWEDGRLKYTPAVEQLEFAFESVPRSEPWFETFKRQDQDKLLVKNVPKYFALYSKSPKLPYEIGQLPPLKPNCCPLSDLVKREEKPGPSRSYGTRGMKKQKIRKRTAAILALEGHPRKSPREHASTLAILGSAGLLHRRKHPDDTKSTASEDTISDTQSNLKIEPAISETQEASERLQQFFSEVFEDAGEYDLSEELIEGEAAVVTSTNIPDVSSLVSECEDCDLIRNEIKEGIEEHKTRRGKFKKKNRTGWPNKRKTKKSSRASSIDAEKHDSSLDRSSAEPPYDDTTQDTISEEDTNASECEGDRTLLDEKESEKTLEGNLKTEEESQHSQDKCDAMDVDEHKEKLQIDLKLLVQEEKKKASEEKRKSRSSNEEDKELKKRKRALQGLGQWLQPVVRVARVDAARRLRSAGVRPPRHR, from the exons GGTGTGCCGGCCAGTATTCAAGGAGTTTGATGAATGGCCTCAGATATCTTTAGACCCGGATCCAcctaaagaaaagaaagataaaaagGAATCCCCTGAAACACTGAACAATAATAACCGTCATACTGCAGGTCAGAA aaTGACAAGGAAAAGTCGTCCCCGAATAAAGGAGAAGGAAGAAAAAGATACCAAGGGTGGGTACTGTGAGATGTGCAACACCGAGTACCTGGACGCGGGCCTTCATCGCCGCGACGCCGCGCACCTCGCCTTCGTGCGCGACCACGCCAACTTCCTCGCGCTCGACTCCCTCATCAGCTCCGGCGCTGACGTCACCACATTCCTCGACAAAGCCACCACCATCAACGGCGAACGAAGATCTCTAAGGAAAATATGCAATGGAGATACTGACACCAAAAACAGACGCTCGAAACGATCACAGACCCCCGACACGCAGATAAACGGAAACCAAAGCCCGAAACGGAATGGAATTTTAGAGGAAGAGAAAAAACACAATACCCGGTGCAGTAAAAGGTGCAACGAAACACCTGAAGATCGACAGTATTACAAAGTGGTCGGCGTCAGCACGAAGCTACGGTCGAGCGGCGGGTTCGCGAACAAAGGGAAGGATTCACCGCCTCCTTGCAACGGTACTAAGCCTCTAGTCGTGAAGTTTAGGAAAGTGAGACGATCAGAGTTGTCAGTATTGAGCGACGAAGCCGAGCAGTTCATGTTTCCAAAGCGCGCCAGCTCCACGAGTTCCACGTCCTCGGACGACGAGGAAAAAGTGCTGAGAGCCAAGCGGAGGTCTCCTCCACAGCCGCCGGCCGCCAGCAATGAGCGGCGGCGGCTGGCCAGGCCGCTGGCGCTGAAGGAGGAGTCTTCCGAGGAGGACAGCTGGCCGGAAGACAACAGGCGGCGGAAACGGAAAGCGCCCACTGTGGCTAAAAGAGGACGAAGAGCACCCATCAAGCCGCCCGTTGTCGAAACTTTGGAGACGTCCATTCCACCGGTGGTAGAACCAGCGAATATTGTCACACCAGTGGAAGTCGAAATCGCTGAAGCTGAGGTGAATCCACTAAGAGATGAGCCGTCAGAGAGGTGTATGAAGTGGGAAGATGGACGGCTCAAGTATACGCCGGCGGTGGAACAGCTGGAGTTTGCTTTCGAGTCTGTGCCTCGAAGTGAGCCCTGGTTTGAGACGTTCAAGAGGCAGGACCAAGATAAGCTTCTGGTGAAGAATGTGCCCAAGTATTTTG cGCTATACTCCAAATCGCCAAAGTTACCATACGAAATCGGACAATTACCGCCTTTGAAACCAAATTGCTGTCCGCTCAGTGACCTGGTCAAGCGGGAGGAGAAACCTGGGCCTTCGCGGTCCTACGGCACCCGGGGCATGAAGAAACAGAAGATCAGGAAACGAACAGCGGCCATTTTAGCTTTAGAAGGTCATCCGAGGAAGTCCCCCAGGGAACACGCGTCCACGTTGGCCATTCTCGGCTCCGCGGGGCTGTTACATCGGCGGAAACACCCGGACGATACTAAGTCCACGGCTTCCGAAGACACTATCAGTGATACTCAAAGCAATCTCAAAATAGAACCAGCCATATCAGAAACACAGGAGGCGTCCGAACGGCTGCAACAGTTTTTTTCTGAAGTCTTTGAAGACGCCGGCGAATATGATTTGTCGGAAGAATTGATCGAAGGCGAAGCCGCAGTCGTCACGTCTACAAACATCCCAGACGTTTCCAGCTTAGTCTCGGAATGTGAAGACTGCGATTTAATCCGTAACGAGATCAAGGAAGGCATAGAGGAACATAAAACGAGACGCGGAAAATTCAAGAAGAAGAACAGAACCGGGTGGCCGAACAAGAGGAAGACTAAAAAAAGTTCTCGGGCGAGTAGCATCGATGCGGAAAAGCATGACAGTAGTTTAGATCGGTCGTCGGCGGAACCACCCTACGATGACACAACACAAGACACTATCAGTGAAGAGGACACGAACGCGTCCGAATGCGAAGGAGATAGAACATTATTGGACGAAAAGGAGAGCGAAAAGACTTTAGAAGGCAATCTCAAAACGGAAGAGGAATCGCAACATTCGCAGGACAAATGTGATGCTATGGATGTGGACGAACACAAAGAAAAATTGCAAATAGACTTGAAACTTCTCGTACAGGAAGAGAAAAAAAAGGCATCAGAAGAGAAGCGGAAGTCGCGGTCGTCCAACGAGGAAGACAAAGAGTTGAAGAAGAGGAAACGCGCGCTGCAGGGGCTGGGGCAGTGGCTGCAGCCAGTGGTGCGAGTGGCGCGAGTGGACGCCGCGCGTCGGCTGCGCTCCGCCGGCGTCCGGCCGCCGCGGCACA